One Mangrovimonas cancribranchiae DNA segment encodes these proteins:
- the rsfS gene encoding ribosome silencing factor: MTKKDSNADQLIATIISGIEDVKGQEITILDLRDIENTVCDYFIICEGTSNTQVNAIVNSIQKKVSKELKDKPWHVEGVDNAEWVLMDYVNVVVHVFQKHVRSYYDIESLWGDAKTTVIETNY, translated from the coding sequence ATGACCAAAAAGGACTCTAACGCAGATCAACTCATAGCTACAATTATAAGTGGAATTGAAGATGTAAAAGGACAAGAAATCACCATTTTAGATTTACGTGATATTGAAAATACGGTTTGCGACTATTTTATTATTTGCGAAGGTACTTCAAATACGCAAGTAAATGCCATAGTAAATTCAATTCAGAAAAAAGTAAGTAAAGAACTAAAAGACAAGCCTTGGCATGTTGAAGGTGTTGATAATGCCGAATGGGTTTTAATGGATTATGTAAACGTTGTTGTTCATGTTTTCCAAAAGCACGTTAGAAGTTATTATGATATAGAAAGTCTTTGGGGAGACGCAAAAACAACGGTTATTGAAACAAATTATTAA
- the ftsH gene encoding ATP-dependent zinc metalloprotease FtsH encodes MATNNKKNTKNKKPKFNPYWIYGGIIAIFLGMQLFSGGGFQDASSTTPSQFMEFLKNGDVAKVEIVNRREAKVYLTAQAQEKEIHKNSKPSTLLASSSQLPNYKFEFGDLQNFEDDMAEVVNNYKLDPKPKIEYKTEQNLWGDFIIGLLPFIILIAVWIFIMRRMSSGGAGGAGGQIFNIGKSKAKLFDQNTDVKVSFKDVAGLEGAKEEVQEIVDFLKNPEKYTALGGKIPKGALLVGAPGTGKTLLAKAVAGEAKVPFFSLSGSDFVEMFVGVGASRVRDLFKQAKEKSPSIIFIDEIDAIGRARGKSNFSGSNDERENTLNQLLTEMDGFGTNTNVIVLAATNRADVLDKALMRAGRFDRQIFVDLPDVRERKEIFEVHLRPLKKAKDLDTDFLSKQTPGFSGADIANVCNEAALIAARNGKKAVDKQDFLDAVDRIIGGLEKKNKIITPAEKKAIAFHEAGHATVSWMLEHAAPLVKVTIVPRGRSLGAAWYLPEERLIVRPEQMLDEMCAALGGRAAEKVIFNKISTGALSDLEKVTKQARAMVTIYGLSDKVGNLTYYDSSGQNEYGFTKPYSEQTAELIDKEISDIIEEQYQRAIDLLSNNKDKLTELAEVLLEKEVIFKDNLEKIFGKRPFENENATQDKESEVSVVKDTSEEE; translated from the coding sequence ATGGCAACAAACAATAAAAAAAATACAAAAAACAAGAAACCTAAATTTAACCCTTATTGGATTTACGGTGGTATTATAGCCATCTTTTTGGGTATGCAACTTTTTAGTGGTGGTGGATTTCAGGATGCAAGTTCCACGACGCCATCGCAATTTATGGAGTTTTTAAAAAATGGCGATGTTGCAAAAGTGGAGATTGTAAACCGTCGCGAAGCGAAAGTTTACTTAACAGCTCAAGCACAAGAAAAAGAGATTCATAAAAACTCTAAACCTTCAACACTATTAGCTTCTTCAAGCCAGTTACCTAATTACAAGTTTGAGTTTGGTGATCTTCAAAATTTTGAAGATGATATGGCAGAAGTTGTTAATAACTACAAGCTAGACCCAAAACCAAAAATTGAATATAAAACCGAACAAAACCTTTGGGGCGATTTTATTATTGGATTACTTCCATTTATCATCCTTATTGCTGTTTGGATTTTTATTATGAGACGTATGTCTTCTGGTGGCGCTGGTGGCGCTGGCGGTCAAATTTTTAACATCGGAAAATCTAAAGCCAAACTTTTCGATCAAAATACCGATGTAAAAGTGTCGTTTAAGGATGTTGCTGGTTTAGAAGGCGCCAAAGAAGAGGTTCAAGAAATTGTTGATTTCTTAAAAAACCCAGAAAAATACACTGCTCTTGGTGGTAAAATTCCAAAAGGTGCTTTATTAGTTGGCGCCCCAGGAACAGGAAAAACCTTATTAGCAAAAGCTGTAGCCGGAGAAGCTAAAGTACCTTTCTTCTCATTATCAGGTTCAGATTTCGTAGAAATGTTTGTTGGTGTTGGAGCCTCTCGTGTTCGCGACCTTTTTAAACAAGCTAAAGAAAAATCGCCATCAATTATTTTTATTGATGAAATTGATGCTATTGGTCGCGCTAGAGGAAAAAGTAATTTCTCAGGCTCAAACGACGAACGTGAAAATACCTTAAACCAGCTTTTAACCGAAATGGATGGTTTTGGCACAAACACAAACGTTATTGTTTTAGCCGCTACAAACCGTGCCGATGTTTTAGATAAAGCTTTAATGCGTGCTGGACGATTTGATAGACAAATTTTTGTCGATTTACCAGACGTTCGTGAACGTAAAGAAATTTTCGAAGTTCATTTACGACCTTTAAAAAAGGCTAAAGACTTAGATACCGATTTCTTATCGAAACAAACACCAGGTTTCTCTGGAGCCGACATTGCTAACGTTTGTAACGAAGCTGCTTTAATTGCTGCAAGAAACGGTAAAAAAGCGGTTGATAAACAAGACTTTCTTGATGCTGTAGATAGAATTATTGGCGGTTTAGAAAAGAAAAATAAAATTATAACTCCAGCTGAGAAAAAAGCCATTGCTTTCCATGAAGCCGGACATGCTACTGTAAGTTGGATGCTGGAACATGCTGCGCCTTTAGTAAAAGTTACTATTGTTCCTAGAGGACGCTCGTTAGGCGCTGCTTGGTATTTACCAGAAGAACGTTTAATTGTTCGCCCTGAGCAAATGCTAGATGAAATGTGTGCTGCTTTAGGTGGTCGTGCAGCCGAAAAGGTAATCTTCAATAAAATATCAACAGGAGCTTTAAGCGATCTAGAAAAAGTAACCAAGCAAGCTAGAGCTATGGTAACCATATATGGGTTAAGCGACAAGGTAGGAAACCTAACGTATTACGATTCTTCTGGACAAAATGAATACGGGTTTACTAAGCCTTATAGCGAGCAAACTGCTGAATTGATTGATAAAGAAATTTCTGATATTATTGAAGAGCAATATCAAAGAGCTATTGATTTGTTATCTAACAATAAAGATAAACTTACAGAGTTAGCCGAAGTTTTATTAGAAAAAGAGGTGATTTTTAAAGATAATTTAGAGAAAATTTTCGGGAAACGCCCTTTTGAAAATGAAAACGCGACTCAAGACAAAGAAAGTGAGGTTTCTGTAGTAAAAGACACCTCTGAAGAAGAATAA
- a CDS encoding phosphatidylserine decarboxylase family protein, producing the protein MFHKEGHKIILGATFFVVATFLLTDYFITISWLRTLLMIAILVFFILILQFFRNPKRYTQVNEQQAVSPVDGKVVAIEEVFEKEYFKDKRIQVSVFMSPLNVHVTRYPIGGQVLYSKYHPGKYLVAWHPKSSEENERTTVVVKNTYFGEVLHRQIAGALAKRIVNYAKVNQSVIQGSDSGFIKFGSRVDLLLPLDSNIKVELNQKVRGGETVIAEK; encoded by the coding sequence ATGTTTCATAAAGAAGGACATAAAATTATTTTAGGAGCTACTTTTTTTGTTGTGGCTACCTTTCTACTTACCGACTATTTTATTACTATTTCTTGGCTTCGTACACTATTAATGATAGCCATTTTAGTATTTTTTATTCTTATTCTTCAGTTTTTTAGAAACCCTAAACGCTACACACAAGTAAACGAACAACAAGCCGTATCTCCCGTAGATGGTAAAGTTGTTGCCATAGAAGAAGTTTTTGAAAAAGAATACTTTAAAGATAAAAGAATTCAAGTAAGTGTATTTATGTCGCCTTTAAATGTTCATGTAACACGTTACCCTATTGGTGGTCAAGTACTTTACAGTAAATATCATCCAGGTAAATATTTAGTAGCATGGCACCCTAAGTCTAGCGAAGAAAACGAAAGAACTACAGTTGTTGTTAAAAACACGTATTTTGGCGAAGTTTTACATAGGCAAATTGCAGGAGCCTTAGCAAAGCGCATTGTTAACTACGCTAAAGTAAACCAAAGTGTTATACAAGGAAGCGATTCTGGATTTATTAAATTTGGATCGAGAGTTGACTTATTATTACCTTTAGATAGCAATATTAAAGTAGAACTTAACCAAAAAGTTCGTGGAGGTGAAACCGTTATTGCAGAAAAGTAA
- a CDS encoding LUD domain-containing protein, whose product MSLFRKIFGSKSDKSKEEIKSEERSKYMPEVKLPIDERFTINFKANGGKFLYCEDLNEIFDSLKNIIVENSWQGDKALVFDKNLKDRFKDFNLNQTTSTQESTYFLTTCENLIADDGSLLISSNQIAEKKLRELPDHFVVFATTSQIVGSIGEGLRGIKSKNKTKIPTNITTIKNFKPEKTTEEKDFMSYGSSSKNLYLLLLEDL is encoded by the coding sequence ATGAGCTTATTTAGAAAAATTTTTGGTTCCAAATCTGATAAATCAAAGGAAGAAATAAAATCAGAGGAACGAAGCAAATACATGCCAGAAGTTAAACTACCAATTGACGAAAGGTTTACTATAAACTTTAAAGCAAATGGTGGGAAATTTTTGTATTGTGAAGATTTAAACGAAATTTTTGATAGCTTAAAAAATATTATTGTAGAAAATTCTTGGCAAGGCGATAAAGCTCTTGTTTTTGATAAAAATCTCAAAGACCGATTTAAAGATTTTAATTTAAACCAAACAACTTCTACCCAAGAATCTACCTACTTTTTAACAACCTGCGAGAATTTAATTGCAGATGATGGGTCTTTGCTTATATCTTCTAATCAAATTGCAGAAAAAAAACTTAGAGAACTCCCTGACCATTTTGTGGTTTTTGCTACAACAAGTCAAATTGTTGGAAGTATTGGTGAAGGACTTAGAGGGATTAAGTCTAAAAACAAAACTAAAATACCCACCAATATTACAACCATAAAAAACTTCAAACCCGAAAAAACAACAGAGGAAAAAGACTTTATGAGTTACGGTAGTAGTTCTAAAAACTTGTACTTACTACTGTTAGAAGACCTTTAA
- a CDS encoding phosphatidate cytidylyltransferase, producing the protein MKEVLVRSLSGLLYISVLILSLFNEHAVIALFFVFGIIALAELKKLIHYKSFFPYIIFTILYIVFGYWQFVMKSDYGLKEATQIFHVTTIFVLLFLVKDLFTHKNIPLFISKRFIITTFYLSSGFVFIILIAQYYEEYNPFLLLGSFILIWTNDTFAYLVGKNFGKQKLFEKISPKKTVEGFLGGLFFSTIASYFIATFTETLGFTNWLVLAIIISVFGTLGDLIESKFKRQANVKDSGVIMPGHGGLLDRLDSIIFAAPFIYLYLQLLHYVS; encoded by the coding sequence ATGAAAGAAGTTCTCGTTAGATCATTATCAGGATTACTCTATATTTCTGTCCTAATACTATCGTTATTTAACGAACATGCTGTTATTGCGTTGTTTTTTGTTTTTGGCATTATCGCTTTAGCAGAATTAAAAAAACTTATTCACTATAAGTCTTTTTTTCCATACATCATTTTTACTATTTTATATATTGTTTTTGGCTATTGGCAATTTGTAATGAAAAGTGATTATGGGCTAAAAGAAGCTACACAAATATTTCATGTAACCACGATATTTGTACTTTTATTCTTGGTTAAAGACTTATTCACGCACAAGAACATTCCGCTTTTTATTTCTAAACGATTCATCATTACAACGTTTTACCTATCTAGTGGCTTTGTTTTTATAATATTGATTGCTCAATACTATGAAGAATACAATCCTTTTTTACTATTAGGATCCTTTATTTTAATATGGACGAACGATACATTTGCCTATTTAGTAGGTAAGAATTTTGGAAAACAAAAGTTATTCGAAAAAATTTCTCCTAAAAAGACTGTAGAAGGTTTTTTAGGCGGTTTATTTTTTTCTACCATAGCTAGCTATTTTATTGCTACCTTTACCGAAACATTAGGATTTACTAATTGGTTAGTATTAGCTATAATAATTAGTGTATTTGGTACTTTAGGAGATTTAATAGAATCTAAATTTAAACGCCAAGCCAATGTAAAAGATAGTGGTGTTATCATGCCTGGACATGGTGGTCTTTTAGATAGATTAGACAGTATTATTTTTGCAGCACCATTTATATATTTATACTTACAACTATTACATTATGTTTCATAA
- a CDS encoding SRPBCC family protein, which yields MNLESPKVTVKQTPEKVFEFLSNVENFEKLMPENTKFEVLDSDSFLFALKGMPEIKLKKKDIESPNKIVLGAAGGKIDFSLTGDISQINDEESNVKLTFNGDFNPMMAMMIKSPISNFIKTLAENIPNAI from the coding sequence ATGAATTTAGAATCACCAAAAGTTACGGTAAAACAAACTCCTGAAAAAGTTTTCGAATTTTTAAGCAACGTAGAAAATTTTGAAAAACTTATGCCAGAAAACACCAAATTTGAAGTTTTAGATAGCGACTCTTTTCTTTTTGCACTTAAAGGCATGCCAGAAATAAAACTTAAGAAAAAAGACATCGAATCGCCTAATAAAATAGTGCTTGGTGCTGCTGGTGGAAAAATAGATTTTTCACTTACTGGAGATATTTCTCAAATTAACGACGAAGAAAGCAACGTAAAACTAACCTTTAATGGCGATTTCAACCCTATGATGGCCATGATGATTAAAAGCCCTATTTCTAACTTTATAAAAACATTGGCAGAAAACATTCCTAACGCCATTTAA
- a CDS encoding NUDIX domain-containing protein: MYKVFVGDKPIILTTKVEKETDFKNYLLNSVNINKVIKELNKTALKEVRLIHKKEDKLLKKFLKLLPNVTAGGGKAFNDKGDILFIYRNDKWDLPKGKAEKKETIEETAIREVEEETGVEGLEIIKPLDVTYHIFRRNGRNKIKITHWFEMKTSYQGKLQPQENEGITKVAWLDEIASIKALENSYANIKALV, from the coding sequence ATGTATAAAGTTTTTGTTGGTGATAAACCTATTATACTAACGACAAAAGTAGAAAAGGAAACAGATTTTAAAAATTACCTTTTAAACTCTGTTAATATTAATAAGGTAATTAAAGAATTAAATAAAACGGCTTTAAAGGAAGTGCGTTTAATTCATAAAAAAGAAGATAAACTCTTAAAAAAGTTTTTAAAATTACTTCCTAATGTAACTGCAGGAGGAGGCAAAGCATTTAACGATAAAGGCGATATTCTTTTTATTTATAGAAATGATAAATGGGACTTGCCAAAAGGAAAAGCTGAGAAAAAGGAAACTATTGAAGAGACCGCGATTAGGGAAGTTGAAGAAGAAACAGGTGTAGAAGGACTTGAAATAATAAAACCATTAGATGTTACGTATCATATTTTTAGAAGAAATGGTAGGAATAAAATAAAAATAACGCATTGGTTTGAAATGAAAACCTCTTATCAAGGCAAGCTACAGCCGCAGGAAAACGAAGGTATAACTAAAGTGGCATGGCTGGATGAAATTGCGAGCATTAAAGCATTAGAAAACTCTTATGCTAATATTAAAGCATTAGTTTAA
- the pyrE gene encoding orotate phosphoribosyltransferase, whose protein sequence is MIFNKHTARKTAEVLLQINAIKLSPKKPFTWASGWKSPIYCDNRIVLSYPTIRNYIRETMAKHIEKQYGKPDVIAGVATGAIGIGMLVAEYLGVPFIYVRPKAKEHGRQNQIEGYAESGQNVVVVEDLISTGKSSLNAVKALKEAHLNVKGMVAIFSYGFDVSKENFEKENITLHTLGNYDTLLEQALDTNYISQKELETLSEWNANPSEWNAI, encoded by the coding sequence ATGATTTTCAACAAACATACCGCCAGAAAAACCGCAGAAGTTTTATTACAAATTAATGCCATAAAACTAAGCCCTAAAAAGCCTTTTACTTGGGCATCGGGCTGGAAATCGCCAATTTATTGCGATAATAGAATTGTGCTATCCTACCCTACCATAAGAAATTATATTAGAGAAACGATGGCTAAACACATAGAAAAACAATACGGTAAACCCGATGTTATTGCAGGTGTAGCCACAGGAGCTATTGGCATTGGTATGCTGGTGGCTGAGTATTTAGGTGTTCCATTTATATACGTTCGCCCTAAAGCCAAAGAACATGGTAGACAAAACCAAATTGAAGGCTATGCAGAAAGCGGCCAAAACGTCGTGGTTGTTGAAGATTTAATTAGCACCGGAAAAAGTAGTTTAAATGCTGTAAAAGCTTTAAAAGAAGCCCATTTAAATGTAAAAGGCATGGTCGCTATTTTTTCTTATGGGTTTGATGTTTCTAAGGAAAATTTTGAAAAAGAAAACATTACATTACATACCTTAGGAAATTACGATACGCTACTAGAACAAGCACTAGACACAAATTATATTTCTCAAAAAGAATTAGAAACCCTTTCCGAATGGAATGCCAATCCTAGTGAATGGAACGCTATTTGA
- a CDS encoding acyl-CoA-binding protein has translation MNSEELDIAFKDAVERINNHKEPFPADFLLRLYAYYKKATDNYGRPSSRKPIINAFKTNALFQAKNISKEEAKRTYIELVDNYFLYRR, from the coding sequence ATGAACTCAGAAGAATTAGATATCGCTTTTAAAGATGCTGTAGAAAGGATTAATAACCATAAAGAGCCTTTCCCAGCAGATTTTTTACTTCGCTTATACGCCTACTACAAAAAGGCTACAGATAACTATGGTAGACCTAGCAGCAGAAAACCTATTATAAATGCGTTTAAAACAAACGCTTTATTTCAAGCAAAAAACATCTCTAAAGAAGAAGCAAAACGAACTTATATAGAACTAGTAGATAATTATTTTCTTTACAGAAGATAA
- the pafA gene encoding alkaline phosphatase PafA, which translates to MKGFLSLSLVLLFILPVTAQQKSNQNNPKLVVGIVVDQMRYDYLTRFESKYGNGGFKRLINDGYNCKNHHFNYIPTKTAPGHASVYTGTTPKNHGIIANDWYDKYTKEMVYCVNDNSMTPVGTTSDDGKMSPHRLKTTTFADENRMFTQKRGKTIGIAIKDRGAILPAGHTANAAYWFRGKDEGKWITSSFYMDELPTWVTNFNASGKAASYLKVWDTFYDIDTYVESTSDLNNYEGGFKGKETATFPYNLKALSKDNGGYDIIKYTAYGNSLTADFAIAAIDGEHLGDDAITDVLTVSFSSPDYVGHNFGVSSKEVQDTYIRLDKDIERLLNKLDKTVGKGEYTVFLTADHGAVEVPAYLHDHDIPAGYLNTKEAKQRLSKFLQNTFGDSDLVENVSNDQIFLNREKINNLGLDLAHVQTAIVNEIINYKDVYKAYTATNMASLSYNNGIEMLLQNGYNQKRSGDVLVIYAPAHISYSRTGSTHGSGFNYDTHVPLLFYGKGIKQGETFEKTTIPDIAPTISALLGVSFPNGSTGQPLEKVLD; encoded by the coding sequence ATGAAAGGCTTCCTTAGTTTATCACTTGTTTTATTATTCATATTACCAGTAACAGCCCAACAGAAAAGTAACCAAAATAATCCTAAATTAGTAGTAGGTATTGTGGTTGATCAAATGCGTTACGATTACCTAACAAGGTTTGAAAGTAAGTATGGTAATGGCGGTTTTAAACGATTAATAAATGATGGTTACAACTGCAAAAATCATCATTTTAATTACATTCCAACAAAAACAGCGCCAGGACACGCATCGGTTTATACAGGAACGACACCAAAAAATCATGGTATTATAGCTAACGATTGGTATGATAAGTACACTAAAGAAATGGTGTATTGTGTAAATGATAATTCAATGACTCCTGTTGGAACAACATCTGATGATGGGAAAATGTCGCCACACCGATTAAAAACCACAACATTTGCCGATGAAAATAGAATGTTTACACAAAAAAGAGGCAAAACAATAGGTATAGCCATAAAAGATAGAGGGGCTATTTTACCTGCTGGGCATACGGCTAATGCAGCATATTGGTTTAGAGGTAAAGATGAAGGGAAATGGATAACAAGTTCGTTTTATATGGACGAGTTGCCAACATGGGTAACCAATTTTAATGCTTCTGGAAAAGCAGCATCTTATTTAAAAGTTTGGGATACATTTTATGATATTGATACCTATGTTGAAAGTACTAGCGATTTAAATAATTATGAGGGTGGTTTTAAAGGCAAAGAAACCGCAACATTCCCTTACAATTTAAAAGCCTTGTCAAAAGACAATGGAGGTTACGATATTATTAAATACACCGCTTATGGAAATAGTTTAACGGCCGATTTTGCTATAGCAGCAATAGATGGTGAACACCTTGGAGATGATGCTATTACTGATGTACTAACAGTAAGTTTTTCTAGCCCAGATTATGTAGGGCATAATTTTGGGGTAAGTTCAAAAGAAGTTCAAGACACGTATATCCGTTTAGATAAAGATATTGAGCGTTTACTAAATAAACTAGATAAAACAGTTGGAAAAGGTGAATACACGGTATTTTTAACAGCAGATCATGGTGCTGTAGAAGTACCAGCATATTTACACGATCATGATATTCCAGCAGGATATTTAAATACTAAGGAAGCAAAACAGCGATTGTCTAAATTTTTGCAGAATACGTTTGGAGATTCAGATTTAGTTGAAAATGTAAGTAACGATCAAATATTTTTAAATAGAGAAAAAATAAATAACTTAGGATTAGATTTAGCTCATGTGCAAACAGCTATTGTAAACGAAATTATTAATTATAAGGATGTTTATAAAGCTTACACAGCAACAAATATGGCATCGTTATCTTATAATAATGGTATAGAAATGTTATTGCAAAATGGTTACAATCAAAAACGATCTGGCGATGTTTTAGTTATTTATGCACCAGCACATATTTCATATAGTAGAACAGGTTCAACACATGGTTCTGGATTTAATTATGATACGCATGTACCATTATTGTTTTATGGAAAGGGAATAAAACAGGGCGAAACTTTTGAAAAAACAACTATTCCTGATATAGCTCCAACTATATCTGCATTACTAGGGGTAAGCTTTCCTAACGGAAGTACTGGACAGCCTTTAGAGAAGGTGTTAGATTAA
- a CDS encoding biotin--[acetyl-CoA-carboxylase] ligase has product MRIIKLDAIDSTNQYLRQLSLEHKLQDNTVVVVKNQTKGKGQMGSVWLSEPGKNLMFSVFKQLQLPVKDNFYISMVVSLAVVKALQTVGIPELAIKWPNDILSCNKKVCGILIENGLKGQNIKSSIIGIGLNVNQEGFEDLPKASSLKNITQQTYVIDELLNVILNQLELYFSKLKTNQFASLKQDYERLLFKKDVMVEFKNEEGNVFYGIIKSVSASGKLQVLPKGETDIKAFDLKQLVLNY; this is encoded by the coding sequence ATGCGTATAATCAAACTTGATGCCATTGATTCGACTAACCAGTATTTAAGGCAGTTGAGCTTAGAACATAAACTACAAGATAATACTGTTGTTGTGGTTAAAAACCAAACAAAAGGAAAAGGGCAAATGGGAAGTGTTTGGTTATCTGAACCAGGTAAAAACCTTATGTTTAGTGTGTTTAAACAGCTTCAACTTCCTGTAAAAGATAATTTTTATATAAGCATGGTGGTTTCTCTAGCTGTTGTTAAAGCACTACAAACTGTTGGTATTCCAGAATTAGCGATAAAGTGGCCTAACGACATTTTGTCATGCAATAAGAAGGTTTGTGGTATTTTAATTGAGAACGGACTTAAGGGACAAAATATAAAATCATCTATAATAGGCATAGGTCTTAACGTAAATCAGGAAGGTTTTGAAGACTTGCCTAAAGCGTCGTCATTAAAAAATATAACTCAACAGACTTATGTTATAGATGAGCTTTTAAATGTAATTTTAAACCAATTGGAGTTGTATTTCTCTAAGTTAAAAACCAACCAGTTTGCTAGTTTAAAGCAAGACTATGAGCGTTTACTTTTTAAAAAGGATGTTATGGTTGAGTTTAAAAACGAGGAAGGAAATGTGTTTTACGGTATAATAAAATCGGTTTCAGCATCTGGTAAATTGCAAGTGTTACCAAAGGGTGAAACCGATATTAAAGCGTTTGATTTAAAACAGCTCGTTTTAAATTATTAA